A stretch of Arthrobacter sp. NEB 688 DNA encodes these proteins:
- a CDS encoding aspartate carbamoyltransferase catalytic subunit — MRHLLSSADLTRDDVRMLLATAAEMHDVQRRDVKKLPTLRGRTIINLFFEDSTRTRSSFEIAGKWMSADTINITGKGSSASKGESLRDTVMTIDAMSVDCVVIRHMASGAAHQVAQWVDASVVNAGDGTHEHPTQALLDAYTMEQRLGSLEGRRVAIVGDLTHSRVFRSNAITLRRLGAEVTLVAPPTLMPSGIRPWAERDGLHLTDDLDAVLAAGPDAVMMLRVQRERMSGGFFPTPREYTVGYGLTRERLRALTDANPEAVICHPGPMNRGLEISADAADGARSLVLDQVSAGVAVRMAVLYHLLAGEGVAA; from the coding sequence ATGAGGCACCTGCTCTCGAGCGCCGACCTCACCCGCGACGACGTCCGCATGCTCCTGGCCACCGCCGCCGAGATGCACGACGTGCAGCGCCGCGACGTCAAGAAGCTGCCGACCCTGCGCGGCCGGACGATCATCAACCTCTTCTTCGAGGACTCCACCCGCACCCGCAGCAGCTTCGAGATCGCGGGCAAGTGGATGAGCGCCGACACGATCAACATCACCGGCAAGGGATCGTCGGCGAGCAAGGGCGAGTCCCTGCGCGACACGGTGATGACGATCGACGCGATGAGCGTCGACTGCGTCGTCATCCGGCACATGGCGAGCGGCGCCGCGCACCAGGTCGCGCAGTGGGTCGACGCGAGCGTGGTCAACGCCGGCGACGGCACCCACGAGCACCCGACCCAGGCCCTCCTCGACGCCTACACGATGGAGCAGCGGCTCGGCAGCCTCGAGGGCCGCCGGGTCGCGATCGTCGGCGACCTCACGCACAGCCGGGTCTTCCGCTCCAACGCCATCACCCTGCGCCGCCTCGGCGCCGAGGTCACCCTCGTCGCCCCGCCGACGCTCATGCCGAGCGGCATCCGGCCGTGGGCCGAGCGCGACGGCCTGCACCTGACCGACGACCTCGACGCCGTGCTCGCCGCCGGCCCCGACGCGGTGATGATGCTCCGCGTCCAGCGGGAGCGGATGAGCGGCGGCTTCTTCCCGACCCCGAGGGAGTACACCGTGGGCTACGGCCTCACGCGCGAGCGGCTGCGCGCCCTGACCGACGCCAACCCCGAGGCCGTCATCTGCCACCCCGGCCCGATGAACCGCGGCCTCGAGATCAGCGCCGACGCCGCCGACGGCGCCCGCAGCCTCGTCCTCGACCAGGTCTCGGCGGGGGTGGCGGTGCGGATGGCCGTGCTCTACCACCTGCTCGCCGGCGAGGGGGTGGCCGCATGA
- the pyrR gene encoding bifunctional pyr operon transcriptional regulator/uracil phosphoribosyltransferase PyrR gives MLPTADDAAAPGAPRTVMSEPDVARALRRIAHEIVERNKGAHDLVLLGIPTRGVELARRLAALLHEVEGVEVPLGALDITMFRDDLRHQPTRAPMPTRIPPGGVDDRVVVLVDDVLYSGRTIRAALDALADLGRPRAVRLAVLVDRGHRELPIRADHVGKNLPTAHTERVMVRLTGVDDDGDSVTIASGETRAGRPSTPGGPR, from the coding sequence ATGCTGCCCACCGCAGACGATGCCGCCGCTCCCGGTGCCCCGCGCACCGTCATGAGCGAGCCGGACGTCGCGAGAGCCCTCCGCCGCATCGCCCACGAGATCGTCGAGCGCAACAAGGGCGCCCACGACCTCGTGCTGCTCGGCATCCCGACGCGGGGCGTCGAGCTGGCCCGCCGGCTCGCGGCCCTGCTCCACGAGGTCGAGGGGGTCGAGGTGCCGCTCGGCGCGCTCGACATCACGATGTTCCGCGACGACCTGCGCCACCAGCCGACCCGGGCCCCGATGCCGACGCGCATCCCGCCGGGCGGCGTCGACGACCGCGTCGTCGTCCTCGTCGACGACGTCCTCTACTCGGGCCGGACCATCCGCGCCGCGCTCGACGCCCTCGCCGACCTCGGCCGCCCCCGCGCCGTGCGCCTCGCGGTGCTCGTCGACCGCGGCCACCGCGAGCTGCCGATCCGCGCCGACCACGTCGGCAAGAACCTGCCGACCGCCCACACCGAGCGGGTCATGGTGCGGCTCACCGGGGTCGACGACGACGGCGACTCCGTGACCATCGCCTCCGGCGAGACCCGCGCCGGCCGCCCCTCGACCCCGGGAGGCCCCCGATGA
- a CDS encoding metallophosphoesterase family protein, which translates to MAPVARSVALLSDPHGVLPVLEAVLAEPDVRAADLVVVTGDLVSGPMPVETLDALTDLGDRVLLVRGNADREVVEVARGGRCEHPESVFAGEVLRPDQVALLAALPHPVVRPVAGFGDVLFCHGSPRDDDEVVLVDTRLERWAEAFADVPEEVRTVCCGHTHMPFARLVDRRLVVNPGSIGMPYGRVGGPWALLRDGQVSLRHTAVDVDAVCERVVAESSYPDARAWVDEYVRGEHSDAVALTVFAPRDGR; encoded by the coding sequence ATGGCCCCCGTCGCCCGCTCCGTCGCCCTCCTGTCCGACCCGCACGGGGTCCTGCCGGTCCTCGAGGCGGTGCTCGCCGAGCCGGACGTGCGCGCGGCCGACCTCGTCGTCGTGACGGGAGACCTCGTGTCCGGGCCGATGCCCGTCGAGACGCTCGACGCCCTGACCGACCTCGGCGACCGGGTGCTGCTCGTCCGGGGCAACGCCGACCGTGAGGTGGTCGAGGTCGCGCGGGGTGGGCGGTGCGAGCACCCCGAGTCGGTGTTCGCGGGCGAGGTGCTGCGCCCCGACCAGGTGGCGCTGCTCGCCGCGCTCCCCCACCCCGTCGTCCGGCCGGTCGCCGGGTTCGGCGACGTGCTGTTCTGCCACGGCAGCCCCCGCGACGACGACGAGGTCGTGCTCGTCGACACCCGGCTCGAGCGATGGGCCGAGGCCTTCGCGGACGTGCCCGAGGAGGTGCGGACCGTCTGCTGCGGGCACACGCACATGCCCTTCGCGCGGCTCGTCGACCGTCGGCTCGTCGTCAACCCCGGGAGCATCGGGATGCCCTACGGACGCGTCGGCGGGCCGTGGGCCCTCCTGCGTGACGGGCAGGTCTCGCTGCGGCACACCGCGGTCGACGTCGACGCGGTGTGCGAGCGCGTCGTCGCCGAGTCCTCGTACCCCGACGCCCGGGCGTGGGTCGACGAGTACGTCCGTGGCGAGCACTCCGACGCGGTGGCGCTGACGGTCTTCGCACCCCGCGACGGGCGCTGA
- a CDS encoding GNAT family N-acetyltransferase — protein MTVRPATAADLPFLGPLEDSGDRQFAELFGGLDWPPADSGAERAAVPGFLLVATDGAQVVGFAHVLDLAGHWHLEQLSVEPGHQGRGHGGALLEAAVAGVRERGGAEVTLMTYADVPWNGPFYRRRGFVEIEAPARLAPMLATEERMGLARHGRRTAMVRPTR, from the coding sequence GTGACCGTCCGCCCCGCCACCGCCGCCGACCTGCCGTTCCTCGGCCCGCTCGAGGACTCCGGGGACCGGCAGTTCGCCGAGCTCTTCGGGGGGCTGGACTGGCCGCCGGCCGACTCCGGCGCCGAGCGAGCCGCCGTCCCGGGCTTCCTCCTCGTCGCGACCGACGGCGCGCAGGTCGTCGGGTTCGCGCACGTCCTCGACCTCGCGGGCCACTGGCACCTCGAGCAGCTGTCGGTCGAGCCCGGGCACCAGGGCCGGGGTCACGGCGGCGCCCTCCTCGAGGCGGCCGTCGCCGGCGTGCGCGAGCGCGGCGGGGCGGAGGTCACGCTCATGACGTACGCCGACGTCCCGTGGAACGGCCCGTTCTACCGGCGCCGGGGCTTCGTCGAGATCGAGGCGCCGGCGCGCCTCGCGCCGATGCTCGCGACCGAGGAGCGGATGGGCCTGGCCCGGCACGGGCGGCGCACCGCGATGGTCCGCCCCACCCGCTGA
- the nusB gene encoding transcription antitermination factor NusB, with protein MAARTKARKRALDLLFEAEQRGVDAAELLRERLAKPVTEHALPELTADLVSGVSEHRDQIDELITTYAQGWSLQRMPAVDRSILRLGAWEVLYSPDVPEAVAISEWVSLATELSTDDSPRFVNGLLARLAEVKPTLA; from the coding sequence GTGGCCGCCCGCACCAAGGCCCGCAAGCGCGCCCTCGACCTGCTGTTCGAGGCCGAGCAGCGGGGCGTCGACGCCGCGGAGCTCCTGCGTGAGCGGCTCGCGAAGCCCGTCACCGAGCACGCGCTGCCCGAGCTGACGGCCGACCTCGTCTCCGGGGTCTCCGAGCACCGCGACCAGATCGACGAGCTCATCACGACCTACGCGCAGGGCTGGTCCCTGCAGCGGATGCCCGCCGTCGACCGCAGCATCCTGCGGCTCGGCGCGTGGGAGGTCCTGTACTCGCCGGACGTCCCCGAGGCCGTGGCCATCAGCGAGTGGGTCTCGCTGGCCACCGAGCTCTCGACGGACGACAGCCCGCGCTTCGTCAACGGGCTCCTCGCCCGGCTCGCCGAGGTCAAGCCGACCCTCGCCTGA
- the efp gene encoding elongation factor P, producing the protein MASTNDLKNGLVLNLEGQLWTVIEFQHVKPGKGPAFVRTKLKNVLSGKVVDKTFNAGVKVETANVDKRNMQYLYNDGQDFIFMDGDTYDQISVTPEVVGDAAKYMLENQEATVARHDGSVLFIELPASVVLEITYTEPGLQGDRSTGGTKPATLETGAEIAVPLFLETGTKVKVDTRDGSYLGRVS; encoded by the coding sequence GTGGCATCGACCAACGACCTCAAGAACGGCCTCGTCCTCAACCTCGAGGGCCAGCTCTGGACCGTCATCGAGTTCCAGCACGTCAAGCCCGGCAAGGGCCCGGCGTTCGTGCGCACCAAGCTCAAGAACGTCCTCAGCGGCAAGGTCGTCGACAAGACCTTCAACGCCGGCGTCAAGGTCGAGACCGCGAACGTCGACAAGCGCAACATGCAGTACCTGTACAACGACGGCCAGGACTTCATCTTCATGGACGGCGACACCTACGACCAGATCTCGGTCACCCCGGAGGTCGTCGGCGACGCCGCGAAGTACATGCTCGAGAACCAGGAGGCGACCGTCGCCCGCCACGACGGGTCGGTGCTGTTCATCGAGCTGCCGGCCTCCGTCGTCCTCGAGATCACCTACACCGAGCCCGGCCTGCAGGGTGACCGCTCCACCGGTGGCACCAAGCCCGCCACGCTCGAGACCGGCGCCGAGATCGCGGTGCCGCTGTTCCTCGAGACCGGCACCAAGGTCAAGGTCGACACCCGCGACGGCTCCTACCTCGGTCGGGTCAGCTGA
- the aroB gene encoding 3-dehydroquinate synthase, whose protein sequence is MSEPVVIPVGDLHDVVIGRGVLDRVDGLVPEGARQVLVVGPDGLDRYSRPVAESLRAAGLVVHEASVPDAERAKNAEVAASLWAVLGQQAFTRTDAVVAVGGGTVTDLAGFVAATWLRGVPVVHVPTTLLAMVDAAVGGKTGINTAEGKNLVGSFHTPAGVVCDLDVLETLPRADLVAGLAEVLKGGFIADPRILELVEAAPEDAVRWDAPVLDELVRRKVAVKAEVVAGDLCEAFAREVLNYGHTLGHAVEQVEGYRRRHGEAVAIGMVFVAELGHRTGTVSDELLARHRSVLTSVGLPTTYDAAPFEELLAVMARDKKSRGARLRFVVLDGLAHPVRLEGPEESLLRDAYAALAPAH, encoded by the coding sequence GTGAGCGAGCCGGTCGTCATCCCCGTCGGGGACCTGCACGACGTCGTCATCGGGCGTGGCGTGCTCGACCGGGTGGACGGGCTCGTGCCCGAGGGGGCGCGGCAGGTGCTGGTCGTCGGGCCCGACGGGCTGGACCGGTACTCGCGGCCCGTGGCCGAGTCGCTGCGCGCGGCCGGGCTCGTCGTCCACGAGGCGAGCGTCCCCGACGCCGAGCGGGCCAAGAACGCCGAGGTCGCCGCGTCGCTCTGGGCGGTGCTCGGGCAGCAGGCGTTCACCCGCACCGACGCCGTCGTCGCGGTCGGCGGCGGCACCGTCACCGACCTCGCCGGGTTCGTCGCCGCGACGTGGCTGCGCGGGGTGCCGGTCGTCCACGTCCCGACGACGCTGCTCGCGATGGTCGACGCGGCGGTCGGCGGCAAGACGGGCATCAACACGGCCGAGGGAAAGAACCTCGTCGGCTCCTTCCACACGCCGGCCGGGGTCGTCTGCGACCTCGACGTCCTGGAGACGCTGCCGCGCGCCGACCTGGTCGCCGGCCTCGCCGAGGTGCTCAAGGGCGGGTTCATCGCCGACCCGCGCATCCTCGAGCTCGTCGAGGCGGCTCCGGAGGACGCCGTGCGCTGGGACGCACCGGTCCTCGACGAGCTCGTGCGCCGCAAGGTCGCGGTCAAGGCCGAGGTCGTCGCGGGGGACCTGTGCGAGGCCTTCGCGCGTGAGGTGCTCAACTACGGGCACACGCTCGGGCACGCGGTCGAGCAGGTCGAGGGCTACCGGCGCCGGCACGGCGAAGCGGTCGCCATCGGGATGGTCTTCGTTGCCGAGCTCGGTCACCGCACCGGCACGGTGTCGGACGAGCTGCTCGCGCGGCACCGCTCGGTGCTGACGTCGGTCGGGCTGCCGACGACGTACGACGCCGCGCCGTTCGAGGAGCTGCTGGCGGTCATGGCCCGCGACAAGAAGTCGCGCGGCGCGCGGCTGCGCTTCGTCGTCCTCGACGGTCTCGCGCACCCGGTGCGCCTCGAGGGGCCGGAGGAGTCCCTCCTGCGCGACGCCTACGCCGCCCTCGCCCCCGCCCACTGA
- a CDS encoding shikimate kinase, which produces MPRVVLVGPPGSGKTTTGEALAALLGVPFHDTDAAVEAAQGRTIGDIFVVDGEPAFRELERAEVARSLAEEPGVVALGGGAPVDPLTEPLLAGHTVVFLQVGIADAAKRIGLDRSRPLLAVNPRASWVRLMGERRGIYERVATHVVDTAGRAADDVAAEIARLLGAPA; this is translated from the coding sequence ATGCCCCGCGTCGTCCTCGTCGGCCCGCCCGGCTCCGGCAAGACCACCACGGGGGAGGCGCTCGCCGCGCTGCTCGGGGTGCCCTTCCACGACACCGACGCCGCCGTCGAGGCCGCGCAGGGGCGCACCATCGGCGACATCTTCGTCGTCGACGGCGAGCCCGCCTTCCGCGAGCTCGAGCGCGCCGAGGTCGCGCGGTCGCTGGCGGAGGAGCCGGGGGTCGTCGCGCTCGGTGGGGGAGCGCCGGTCGACCCGCTGACCGAGCCGCTGCTGGCCGGCCACACGGTCGTCTTCCTCCAGGTCGGCATCGCCGACGCCGCCAAGCGCATCGGCCTGGACCGCTCGCGCCCGCTGCTCGCCGTCAACCCGCGCGCCTCGTGGGTGCGCCTCATGGGGGAGCGCCGCGGGATCTACGAGCGGGTCGCGACGCACGTCGTCGACACCGCCGGCCGCGCGGCCGACGACGTCGCCGCCGAGATCGCCCGCCTCCTCGGGGCGCCCGCGTGA
- the aroC gene encoding chorismate synthase: protein MLRWLTAGESHGPALLATIEGLPAGVEVTTADIAGALARRRLGYGRGARQKFEQDEVEVLGGLRLGRTLGSPVAIRIGNTEWPKWRTVMSPDPVAAADYAASDDVNAEKEVARNRPLTRPRPGHADLVGMQKYGFEDARPVLERASARETAARVALGAVAAAFLEQAYGIRLLSHTVAIGTAGVRDDAPLPGPDDVAALDADPVRAFDAEGSGAMVAEVDAAHKDGDTLGGVVEVVAVGVPPGLGSHVHWDRRLDARLGAALMGIQAIKGVEVGDGFRTAARRGSQAHDEMERGDDGVIRRRTLRAGGTEGGMSVGGVLRVRAAMKPISTVPRALDTVDVASDEPATAIHQRSDVCAVPAAGVVAEAMVALVLAEACLEKFGGDSVAETARNHRAYLDAIPASMRTWES from the coding sequence ATGCTGCGCTGGCTGACCGCGGGCGAGTCCCACGGACCCGCCCTCCTCGCGACCATCGAGGGCCTCCCCGCCGGGGTCGAGGTGACGACCGCCGACATCGCGGGCGCCCTCGCCCGTCGCCGCCTCGGCTACGGCCGCGGCGCCCGGCAGAAGTTCGAGCAGGACGAGGTCGAGGTGCTCGGCGGGCTGCGGCTCGGGCGGACGCTCGGCTCGCCGGTCGCCATCCGGATCGGCAACACCGAGTGGCCCAAGTGGCGCACCGTCATGAGCCCCGACCCGGTCGCCGCCGCCGACTACGCCGCCTCCGACGACGTCAACGCCGAGAAGGAGGTGGCCCGCAACCGGCCCCTCACCCGGCCGCGCCCCGGGCACGCCGACCTCGTCGGGATGCAGAAGTACGGCTTCGAGGACGCCCGCCCGGTGCTCGAGCGCGCCTCGGCCCGCGAGACCGCCGCCCGCGTCGCGCTCGGCGCCGTCGCCGCCGCCTTCCTCGAGCAGGCCTACGGCATCCGGCTGCTCTCGCACACCGTGGCCATCGGCACGGCCGGCGTGCGCGACGACGCGCCGCTGCCCGGGCCGGACGACGTGGCCGCCCTGGACGCCGACCCGGTGCGCGCCTTCGACGCCGAGGGCTCGGGCGCGATGGTCGCCGAGGTCGACGCCGCTCACAAGGACGGCGACACGCTCGGCGGCGTCGTCGAGGTCGTCGCCGTCGGGGTGCCCCCGGGTCTCGGCTCGCACGTCCACTGGGACCGCCGGCTCGACGCCCGCCTCGGCGCGGCGCTCATGGGCATCCAGGCGATCAAGGGCGTCGAGGTCGGCGACGGCTTCCGCACCGCCGCGCGCCGCGGCTCGCAGGCCCACGACGAGATGGAGCGCGGCGACGACGGCGTCATCCGCCGCCGCACCCTGCGCGCCGGCGGCACCGAGGGCGGGATGTCGGTCGGCGGCGTGCTGCGCGTGCGCGCGGCGATGAAGCCCATCTCGACCGTGCCCCGCGCCCTCGACACCGTCGACGTCGCCTCCGACGAGCCCGCGACCGCCATCCACCAGCGTTCCGACGTCTGCGCCGTCCCGGCCGCCGGCGTCGTCGCCGAGGCGATGGTCGCGCTCGTCCTCGCCGAGGCCTGCCTCGAGAAGTTCGGCGGCGACTCCGTGGCCGAGACCGCCCGCAACCACCGCGCCTACCTCGACGCCATCCCGGCGTCGATGCGCACCTGGGAGTCCTGA
- a CDS encoding prepilin peptidase: MTPWWVAVLAALVMGVVGHLTGRELATGGYRIPEDEATHPPGNPWWTGPATAALAALAVWSVGDLGGWAALPPFLLFAWLTVALVWIDLDVHRLPVGLVVPTGAALAVLLAVAVVATGGPRWQGTVVGALVMGLFYVLLGIMPGGGVGGGDVRLAPVIGALLGFLGGAHVVVGMGAGFLVGGLAAAALLLLRRVGLGSAIAYGPAMCLGAWASVALTPRIVTGLAGG, from the coding sequence GTGACGCCGTGGTGGGTCGCGGTCCTCGCCGCCCTCGTCATGGGTGTCGTCGGCCACCTCACCGGCCGCGAGCTCGCCACCGGCGGCTACCGCATCCCGGAGGACGAGGCGACGCACCCGCCGGGCAACCCCTGGTGGACCGGCCCCGCGACGGCCGCGCTCGCCGCGCTCGCCGTCTGGTCGGTCGGCGACCTCGGCGGATGGGCCGCCCTGCCGCCCTTCCTCCTCTTCGCCTGGCTGACCGTGGCCCTGGTCTGGATCGACCTCGACGTCCACCGCCTGCCCGTCGGGCTCGTCGTCCCGACCGGCGCCGCGCTCGCCGTCCTCCTCGCCGTCGCCGTCGTCGCGACCGGGGGCCCGCGCTGGCAGGGAACCGTCGTCGGCGCCCTCGTCATGGGCCTGTTCTACGTGCTGCTCGGCATCATGCCGGGGGGTGGCGTCGGCGGCGGCGACGTGCGCCTGGCCCCCGTCATCGGCGCGCTGCTCGGCTTCCTCGGCGGCGCGCACGTCGTCGTCGGGATGGGCGCCGGCTTCCTCGTCGGCGGGCTGGCGGCCGCGGCCCTGCTCCTGCTGCGGCGGGTCGGGCTCGGCTCGGCCATCGCCTACGGTCCGGCGATGTGCCTCGGGGCGTGGGCCTCGGTCGCGCTGACGCCTCGCATCGTGACCGGCCTCGCGGGGGGCTGA
- a CDS encoding shikimate dehydrogenase, translated as MLRAAVLGSPVAHSLSPVLHAAGYAACGLDGWEYGRHEVDAAGLPGFLHGLDDSWRGLSLTMPLKEAALEVATEVSEVARRAGAANTLVRRADGGWDATNTDVEGAAEALRPHLRADPRRALVLGAGATARSVVLALAGLGVTTLTVRARDTAKGADLLAWALDAGIGIRNGSVAAIDAWVTTKDDVVVSTVPPTGGEDVAATVPAHHEGVLLDVVYAGWPTPVARAASDAGMTVVSGLDLLVHQAAAQFTLFTGRPAPVEAMAAAGLAALGSRA; from the coding sequence GTGCTGAGGGCCGCGGTCCTCGGCTCGCCCGTCGCGCACTCCCTCTCGCCCGTCCTGCACGCGGCCGGGTACGCGGCGTGCGGCCTCGACGGCTGGGAGTACGGGCGCCACGAGGTCGACGCCGCCGGCCTGCCCGGGTTCCTCCACGGCCTCGACGACTCCTGGCGCGGGCTCTCGCTGACGATGCCGCTCAAGGAGGCGGCGCTCGAGGTCGCCACCGAGGTCTCCGAGGTCGCGCGCCGCGCCGGCGCCGCCAACACCCTCGTGCGCCGGGCCGACGGTGGCTGGGACGCGACGAACACCGACGTCGAGGGCGCCGCCGAGGCGCTGCGACCCCACCTGCGCGCCGACCCCCGTCGGGCCCTCGTCCTCGGGGCGGGCGCCACGGCGCGCTCGGTCGTGCTCGCGCTCGCCGGGCTCGGGGTCACGACGCTGACCGTCCGCGCGCGCGACACCGCGAAGGGCGCCGACCTCCTCGCGTGGGCGCTCGACGCGGGCATCGGCATCCGCAACGGGTCGGTGGCCGCGATCGACGCCTGGGTCACGACCAAGGACGACGTCGTCGTCTCCACCGTGCCCCCCACCGGCGGCGAGGACGTGGCCGCCACCGTGCCCGCGCACCACGAGGGGGTGCTGCTCGACGTCGTGTACGCCGGCTGGCCCACCCCCGTCGCGCGCGCCGCGTCGGACGCCGGGATGACCGTCGTCTCCGGGCTCGACCTGCTCGTGCACCAGGCCGCCGCCCAGTTCACCCTCTTCACCGGCCGGCCCGCCCCGGTCGAGGCGATGGCCGCCGCCGGGCTCGCGGCCCTCGGGAGCCGCGCGTGA
- the mltG gene encoding endolytic transglycosylase MltG: MSHDFTETIFGDEETPDRGQPTRRREVHSRGRRPRRRGRRLVALLLALGLIGGAAYGAWTVLGPGVSGLFDDEPTDVDFAGPGEGEARVVIQQGDTGETIATTLRNAGVTKTRTAYLDAVAADPTTAAGIQPGTYVMLKGMRGVDAFTFLADPENRSAKRVTIREGLWKKEVFAALSKATGVKEADYEKAAKNASAIGLPKAAKGNVEGWLFPASYEFDDRTTAQDQLEQMVALTVKALEDTGVAEEDWEETLTIASIVEGEVSGDADRGKVARVVLNRLEGGPPSYGLLQMDSTVHYLAQQRGKAGTSDSQRASDSPYNTYKVQGLPPGPIGNPGQASIEAAANPTPGDWVFFVTVDPSTGETKFATTSAEHDRNVREFQQWCSDNPGQC, from the coding sequence GTGAGCCACGACTTCACCGAGACCATCTTCGGTGACGAGGAGACCCCCGACCGGGGCCAGCCCACGCGCCGTCGCGAGGTGCACTCGCGCGGCCGCCGGCCCCGCCGCCGCGGCCGTCGGCTCGTCGCCCTCCTCCTCGCCCTCGGCCTCATCGGCGGCGCCGCCTACGGCGCCTGGACCGTCCTCGGCCCCGGGGTCAGCGGCCTCTTCGACGACGAGCCCACCGACGTCGACTTCGCCGGCCCCGGCGAGGGCGAGGCGCGGGTCGTCATCCAGCAGGGCGACACCGGCGAGACCATCGCCACCACGCTGCGCAACGCGGGAGTGACCAAGACGCGCACGGCCTACCTCGACGCCGTGGCCGCCGACCCGACGACCGCGGCCGGCATCCAACCCGGCACCTACGTCATGCTCAAGGGGATGCGAGGCGTCGACGCGTTCACCTTCCTCGCCGACCCCGAGAACCGCTCCGCGAAGCGGGTGACCATCCGCGAGGGCCTCTGGAAGAAGGAGGTCTTCGCCGCGCTCTCGAAGGCGACCGGGGTCAAGGAGGCCGACTACGAGAAGGCGGCCAAGAACGCCTCGGCCATCGGCCTGCCGAAGGCCGCGAAGGGCAACGTCGAGGGATGGCTCTTCCCCGCGAGCTACGAGTTCGACGACAGGACGACGGCGCAGGACCAGCTCGAGCAGATGGTCGCGCTGACCGTCAAGGCCCTCGAGGACACCGGCGTCGCCGAGGAGGACTGGGAGGAGACGCTGACCATCGCCTCGATCGTCGAGGGCGAGGTGAGCGGCGACGCCGACCGCGGCAAGGTCGCCCGCGTCGTCCTCAACCGCCTCGAGGGCGGTCCGCCGAGCTACGGCCTGCTGCAGATGGACTCCACCGTCCACTACCTCGCGCAGCAGCGCGGCAAGGCCGGCACGAGCGACTCGCAGCGCGCCTCGGACAGCCCGTACAACACCTACAAGGTCCAGGGCCTGCCGCCCGGCCCGATCGGCAACCCGGGTCAGGCGTCCATCGAGGCCGCCGCGAACCCGACCCCCGGCGACTGGGTGTTCTTCGTGACGGTCGACCCGAGCACCGGCGAGACCAAGTTCGCCACGACCTCGGCCGAGCACGACCGCAACGTCCGCGAGTTCCAGCAGTGGTGCTCCGACAACCCCGGCCAGTGCTGA
- the ruvX gene encoding Holliday junction resolvase RuvX, translated as MPGPGEGTVRGARLGVDVGSVRVGVATSDPDGLLATPLETVPRTSEAPAAAGDADVERVAALVAEHAAVGVVVGLPRSLSGDEGPAAERARTYASVLAVRVAPVPVRLVDERLTTVDAHRMLRQSGVAGRRQRAVVDQAAAVLILQAALDAERSTGAPAGEQVGGRRRKPRTKGTTT; from the coding sequence ATGCCGGGTCCCGGCGAGGGGACGGTACGCGGCGCCCGGCTGGGCGTCGACGTCGGCTCGGTGCGTGTCGGGGTCGCCACCAGCGACCCCGACGGTCTCCTCGCGACACCGCTCGAGACGGTGCCCCGCACGTCCGAGGCACCGGCCGCCGCGGGCGACGCCGACGTCGAGCGGGTGGCCGCGCTGGTCGCCGAGCACGCCGCCGTCGGGGTGGTCGTCGGGCTGCCGCGCTCCCTTTCCGGGGACGAGGGACCCGCCGCGGAGCGTGCGCGCACGTATGCTTCCGTGCTGGCGGTGCGCGTGGCACCCGTCCCGGTGCGGCTCGTCGACGAGCGGCTGACGACGGTCGACGCGCACCGGATGCTCCGGCAGAGCGGTGTGGCCGGGAGGCGGCAGCGCGCCGTGGTCGACCAGGCCGCGGCGGTGCTCATCCTCCAGGCCGCGCTCGACGCCGAGCGGTCGACCGGCGCCCCCGCGGGGGAGCAGGTCGGCGGACGACGGCGCAAGCCACGGACGAAGGGCACGACGACGTGA